The following coding sequences lie in one Mucilaginibacter sp. KACC 22773 genomic window:
- a CDS encoding RagB/SusD family nutrient uptake outer membrane protein — translation MKKIFFGILSLSIGVMLFSACHKLDVPASSELTPDAYPHTEAQFSSASGPVYIALRSDFAVSYWFTQSCSTDEAVLATFGSDWIDGNKYLELHRHTWTKDNAWVNSTWAYLTNMIGIANQTISVFKSAPAGSTKNTSIAELKTMRALAYYMMMDLYGNVPLDTLYGSTAVKTNATRSQVFTYVESELKASIPYLKSTTGTATYGKPTTFLAYSILAKMYLNAEVYTGTQRYNDCIAACDQVINSGLYSIEPMATYLQMFYPTNGPSTKEFIFAIPYDASTSNGYMFYGRYDLNRNLGIRYLYSGSTPGGITDPVMNQSTGSGLVNNKPSGPRMTTSEFYANFNDANDIRNKQWLTGLQYWTDGNPIMVSTTNVGYDQFYSGSTPAGSYVYQLNLTPLTPNSSRLGSGSFDLGKDEIAWNTGYRNIKFYPDYTNTISRNQNNDVPVFRYSDIILMKAEAILRGGTPTLGATALSLVNTLRANRTTSAALTSLTLDDMYSERCREFTWETWHRNDMIRFGKFENTYGLGKTNTDTYRRIFPIPTVAIQTNNKLVQNPGY, via the coding sequence ATGAAAAAAATATTTTTTGGAATACTTAGCCTCTCAATCGGGGTGATGTTATTCTCGGCATGCCATAAATTGGATGTTCCGGCTTCTTCGGAACTTACGCCTGATGCATATCCACATACCGAAGCACAATTTAGTTCAGCATCGGGCCCTGTTTATATTGCATTGAGGAGTGATTTCGCTGTATCGTACTGGTTTACACAAAGCTGTTCGACTGACGAAGCGGTTCTGGCTACTTTCGGCTCGGATTGGATAGACGGTAATAAATACCTCGAACTGCACCGCCATACATGGACTAAGGATAATGCGTGGGTGAACTCAACATGGGCATATCTTACCAATATGATTGGTATCGCTAACCAAACCATTTCGGTATTTAAATCAGCACCCGCAGGTAGTACTAAAAATACCAGTATTGCCGAATTGAAAACCATGCGTGCGTTGGCCTATTACATGATGATGGACCTGTATGGCAATGTTCCGCTCGATACGCTGTATGGATCGACCGCAGTTAAAACAAACGCTACCCGTTCCCAGGTATTTACCTACGTAGAAAGCGAGCTTAAGGCTTCTATCCCTTATTTGAAGTCGACCACCGGAACAGCTACATATGGAAAACCAACAACGTTTCTTGCTTACTCCATACTGGCAAAAATGTATTTGAACGCAGAAGTTTACACAGGTACTCAACGCTACAACGATTGTATAGCAGCTTGTGACCAGGTTATCAATTCGGGGCTGTATAGTATAGAACCGATGGCAACTTATCTCCAGATGTTTTATCCAACCAATGGGCCAAGTACCAAGGAGTTTATTTTCGCTATTCCATATGATGCTTCCACATCCAATGGCTATATGTTTTATGGCCGTTATGACTTGAACCGCAACCTCGGCATCAGGTACCTTTATTCGGGCTCTACGCCGGGAGGTATTACTGATCCTGTGATGAACCAAAGTACAGGCAGTGGTTTAGTAAATAATAAGCCGAGTGGCCCGCGAATGACTACAAGCGAATTTTACGCCAATTTTAACGACGCTAATGACATCCGCAATAAGCAATGGCTTACAGGTTTGCAATACTGGACAGATGGTAACCCTATTATGGTGAGCACAACCAATGTAGGATATGATCAGTTTTACTCTGGTTCAACTCCGGCAGGCAGCTATGTTTATCAATTAAACCTTACGCCGCTTACTCCTAACTCATCACGTTTGGGTTCAGGTTCTTTTGACCTGGGTAAAGACGAAATAGCATGGAACACAGGGTACCGGAACATTAAATTTTATCCTGACTATACCAACACCATCAGCAGAAACCAGAATAATGATGTGCCGGTTTTCCGTTACTCAGATATTATCCTGATGAAAGCCGAGGCAATTTTGCGTGGTGGCACACCAACTTTGGGTGCTACTGCATTATCGTTGGTTAACACGTTAAGAGCTAACCGTACTACATCGGCTGCTTTAACAAGTCTTACTCTTGATGACATGTACAGCGAACGTTGCCGGGAGTTTACATGGGAAACATGGCACCGCAATGATATGATACGGTTCGGCAAGTTTGAAAATACCTATGGCTTAGGAAAAACAAATACAGATACCTACAGGCGCATCTTTCCGATACCTACGGTAGCTATACAAACAAACAATAAGCTGGTGCAAAATCCTGGTTATTAA
- a CDS encoding SusC/RagA family TonB-linked outer membrane protein, which produces MRFNLKRSKGTCKALLLLLLSLTLNLHNTFAQQGTNVTGLVTDSKGLNIPGATVKVKGTQKAVATTTNGTFSIAANAGDVLLITSIGYKAQEVTITGEKHYKVQLAEDNTSLKEIVVVGYGTSTRKALSSAVSTVKSEDLNRGAIADVGQLLQGKVAGLNISASGDPNKPAAVVLRGASTINSPGAPYYVIDGIPGGDIAGIAPNDIVTVDVLKDAAATAIYGNRAANGVIMVTTRRGKKGQSQVTYSGYVGTEKVSNNLDLMNADQLRAYVAANNNAFSPNDDKGANTDWMKAIERSTAFSQNHNLSLSGGGEHNTYSASLNYFKKQGILTASSLERLIGRLNVDQYALGDKVKFSLNISNSESNSNNEPLQNIVLLQAAKHMPISPVTNADGTYFENLNTTGYFNPLAMVNNAQDNTKYHVLMGGFVTEVKLPFDLTYNVNLSYQRTTANHGEFYGSYFSKYPTSNFYNNPDPGIGIAHTLIGSIFGTNGSALRNVYENTSKTLETFLSWNKTFGFHSVNAVLGYSYQQNIVGDGFQATSTNFPIDNIGYLNLTLGNPYAISSYRINLGNDLTYAKTLMISDFFRVNYNYKEKYLLQASIRRDGSSTFGVNNRWGYFPSVGLAWRITQEDFMKNQALFDDLKLRASYGITGNSFGIGAYTSQLYYGISGTYYNNGVQAAAYAPAQGTNPDLKWERTATKNIGLDFSILHNKVSGSVEVYDKNTTNMLYKYAVSSSLVPGGQIWANGGSINNKGIEVSLNATPISTQKFSWSSSATVTFNKNKITSLKNPYANGDSIRYSDPEGPGQTNATLQILKVGYPVGEFFSLKYAGKDANGASLFYKKDGTTTTSPSIGTDYFYLGSPQPKVILGWNNTFRYQNFDLNIFLRGTLGNKIFNATRADLSYTAGATTNNILVSAGGDKISDTKNSYYSDRYIESGSYVRLDNATLGYNFKNVVKYVNNIRVYVSGNNLATITGYKGIDPEINQGGIAPGIDYNNFYPKTRTLLFGVNVSFQ; this is translated from the coding sequence ATGAGATTTAACCTAAAACGCAGCAAAGGCACGTGCAAGGCTTTGTTGTTGCTTTTATTGTCATTGACTTTAAATTTGCACAACACTTTTGCTCAACAAGGCACCAATGTTACGGGCCTGGTAACTGATAGCAAAGGGCTTAATATCCCGGGGGCTACCGTTAAGGTAAAAGGGACCCAAAAAGCCGTAGCAACAACAACTAACGGAACATTCAGTATCGCCGCAAATGCCGGAGATGTACTGTTAATTACATCAATTGGCTATAAAGCCCAGGAAGTGACTATCACCGGTGAAAAGCACTATAAAGTACAACTGGCTGAGGATAACACATCTTTAAAGGAGATAGTTGTAGTAGGCTATGGTACCAGCACACGAAAGGCACTTTCAAGCGCCGTAAGTACTGTTAAATCCGAAGACCTTAATAGAGGAGCCATTGCCGATGTGGGCCAATTGCTGCAGGGAAAAGTAGCTGGCTTGAATATCAGCGCCAGCGGCGACCCAAATAAGCCTGCGGCGGTGGTATTGCGTGGAGCCTCTACAATTAATAGCCCCGGTGCACCTTACTACGTGATAGACGGAATACCTGGCGGTGATATTGCCGGCATCGCGCCTAATGATATTGTTACTGTTGATGTGTTGAAAGATGCTGCCGCAACGGCAATTTATGGTAACAGGGCTGCCAACGGCGTAATTATGGTTACTACACGCCGCGGTAAAAAAGGCCAGTCGCAGGTAACTTATAGTGGGTATGTAGGGACCGAAAAGGTTAGTAATAATCTTGACCTGATGAACGCCGATCAGCTAAGGGCATATGTTGCTGCCAATAATAACGCTTTTTCGCCCAATGATGACAAAGGTGCCAATACCGATTGGATGAAAGCTATTGAACGCTCTACCGCTTTCTCACAAAACCACAATCTGTCGCTCAGTGGTGGAGGCGAACATAATACTTACAGCGCAAGCTTGAATTATTTTAAAAAACAGGGTATACTTACCGCAAGCTCACTTGAGCGCTTAATAGGCCGTTTAAATGTCGATCAGTATGCTTTGGGTGATAAGGTTAAATTTAGCCTCAACATATCTAACTCTGAAAGCAACTCAAATAACGAGCCGCTGCAAAATATCGTTTTATTACAAGCGGCAAAGCATATGCCTATATCGCCGGTTACTAATGCAGATGGTACTTATTTCGAAAACTTAAACACAACAGGGTATTTTAACCCGCTTGCAATGGTTAATAATGCCCAGGACAATACAAAGTATCACGTATTGATGGGTGGTTTTGTTACCGAAGTTAAATTACCTTTTGATTTGACGTACAATGTAAACCTATCATATCAAAGGACAACGGCTAACCACGGCGAGTTTTACGGCAGTTACTTCAGCAAATATCCAACGTCGAACTTTTATAACAATCCAGACCCGGGTATTGGTATCGCGCATACATTGATAGGGTCAATATTCGGAACAAACGGGTCGGCTTTGAGAAATGTTTATGAAAATACCTCTAAAACGTTGGAAACCTTTTTATCATGGAATAAAACATTTGGTTTTCATTCTGTTAACGCCGTTTTAGGTTACTCATACCAGCAGAATATTGTTGGCGACGGTTTCCAGGCTACAAGCACCAACTTCCCTATTGATAATATAGGCTATTTAAACCTTACTTTAGGCAATCCATATGCCATTTCTTCTTACCGGATAAACCTGGGGAATGATCTTACATACGCCAAAACATTAATGATCTCCGATTTCTTCAGGGTTAACTACAATTATAAAGAAAAGTATCTTTTGCAGGCGTCTATCAGGAGGGATGGCAGTTCTACATTCGGCGTTAATAACCGTTGGGGTTATTTTCCTTCAGTTGGTTTGGCATGGCGTATAACACAAGAAGATTTTATGAAAAACCAAGCATTGTTTGACGATTTGAAGCTACGCGCAAGCTATGGTATAACCGGTAATTCATTTGGTATTGGCGCTTACACATCACAGCTGTATTACGGAATCAGTGGCACTTACTACAATAATGGGGTACAGGCTGCGGCGTATGCCCCTGCACAGGGCACTAATCCTGATTTGAAGTGGGAGCGTACTGCTACGAAAAACATTGGTCTCGATTTTTCCATTCTTCATAATAAAGTTTCAGGCTCAGTTGAGGTGTATGATAAAAATACTACCAACATGCTGTACAAATATGCAGTATCATCTTCGCTTGTACCAGGCGGCCAGATATGGGCAAATGGAGGCAGTATCAATAACAAGGGTATCGAGGTTAGTTTGAATGCCACACCGATTTCAACGCAAAAATTCAGCTGGTCGAGCAGTGCAACCGTAACCTTTAATAAAAATAAGATAACGAGTTTGAAAAACCCTTACGCAAATGGCGATTCAATCCGTTATTCTGACCCCGAAGGCCCGGGACAAACCAACGCTACATTGCAAATTCTTAAAGTAGGATATCCGGTAGGAGAGTTCTTTTCACTGAAATATGCCGGTAAAGATGCTAACGGTGCCTCGCTGTTTTATAAAAAAGATGGCACAACAACTACTTCGCCTTCAATAGGAACAGATTATTTTTATTTAGGAAGCCCGCAGCCTAAAGTAATATTAGGATGGAACAATACTTTCAGGTATCAGAATTTTGATCTAAATATCTTTTTAAGAGGTACCTTGGGTAACAAAATTTTCAATGCTACCCGTGCCGATCTATCTTATACCGCGGGTGCTACTACCAATAATATTTTGGTTAGCGCAGGAGGCGATAAAATATCCGATACCAAAAACTCCTATTATTCAGACCGGTACATTGAAAGTGGTTCATATGTTCGTTTAGATAATGCTACACTTGGTTATAACTTCAAAAATGTGGTAAAATATGTAAACAACATACGTGTGTATGTTTCAGGAAATAACCTGGCCACAATTACCGGGTATAAAGGTATCGATCCTGAGATCAATCAGGGAGGCATCGCGCCGGGTATAGATTATAATAATTTCTACCCTAAAACGCGCACGCTGTTATTTGGTGTTAACGTATCATTTCAATAA
- a CDS encoding SDR family NAD(P)-dependent oxidoreductase encodes MKKYALITGASKGIGKSIAWLLAQKGYNLLLVARSEAELNVLSVAITSACHVDVHYYAADLSNAGAAADIAAWFTGLSIPLSILVNNAGYGQWGNFDELPLPGQMAMMRVNIDAVVELSHYFIPFLKLQQQAYILNVSSTTAYQAVPTMAIYAAAKVFVLSFSRALRYELKNTSVHVSCLCPGPTDTNFVHRAGMDAIAELAAKFNMSPDDVAAIGIAGMFANKAEIVPGFLNKLSSATARHSPKRLIERITAGLYKR; translated from the coding sequence ATGAAAAAATATGCTTTAATAACCGGCGCAAGTAAAGGTATTGGCAAGTCGATAGCCTGGCTATTGGCACAAAAAGGTTATAATTTATTGCTTGTTGCCCGCTCAGAGGCCGAATTAAATGTTTTATCCGTAGCTATCACATCAGCCTGTCACGTTGATGTGCACTATTACGCGGCCGATTTATCAAACGCGGGCGCGGCAGCAGATATAGCTGCCTGGTTTACCGGCTTATCTATACCACTATCTATACTGGTTAATAATGCGGGCTACGGCCAATGGGGTAACTTTGATGAACTGCCATTACCAGGTCAAATGGCCATGATGAGGGTTAATATAGATGCCGTTGTCGAATTATCGCATTATTTTATCCCGTTTTTAAAATTACAGCAACAAGCTTATATACTTAACGTAAGCAGCACCACAGCCTACCAGGCTGTGCCTACTATGGCTATTTATGCGGCTGCCAAAGTATTTGTTTTATCATTTAGCAGGGCCTTGCGCTATGAATTAAAGAACACTTCCGTACATGTAAGTTGCCTGTGCCCGGGCCCTACTGATACCAACTTTGTGCACCGTGCGGGCATGGATGCCATAGCAGAACTGGCAGCCAAATTTAACATGAGTCCTGATGATGTAGCGGCTATAGGCATCGCCGGTATGTTTGCCAACAAAGCCGAAATTGTGCCCGGCTTTTTAAATAAGCTATCGTCAGCAACGGCCAGGCACAGCCCCAAACGCCTTATTGAGCGTATAACGGCCGGTTTATATAAGCGATAA
- a CDS encoding phytanoyl-CoA dioxygenase family protein produces MAAVYQKFTLGTTITAEQHAFFNQHGFIHFTNFIKPETVADIIKASEQVQQQWIDNKVEKINGVPVKYGKDLDGSPIVQRFAFINQHHAVLNEFTHDPRFQVLLNLIGDGARLGTEEKDGMVFNHYVNGPESSFTKMGWHTDGLRDIFHGQRLNPMLNVGIHLSTLKAENGGLRILPGTHRQNLYQMLFRKKYFLDHDTDENEVAITPNAGDLTIHDGRLWHRVAQSTITGEASRRRVIYIPIIAGKFEPKNADSPTAFYQRFAGIVK; encoded by the coding sequence ATGGCAGCGGTATATCAAAAATTCACCTTAGGCACAACTATTACGGCCGAACAACATGCTTTTTTTAACCAGCACGGTTTTATCCATTTTACCAATTTCATTAAGCCCGAAACCGTGGCCGATATCATCAAAGCATCTGAACAGGTACAGCAGCAATGGATAGATAATAAAGTAGAAAAGATAAACGGCGTCCCTGTTAAATATGGCAAGGATTTGGATGGCTCGCCAATTGTACAACGCTTCGCGTTCATTAACCAACACCATGCCGTGCTCAATGAATTTACGCATGACCCAAGGTTCCAGGTATTGTTAAACCTTATTGGCGATGGTGCAAGGCTGGGAACTGAAGAAAAAGACGGAATGGTTTTTAACCATTACGTAAATGGCCCCGAAAGCAGCTTTACCAAAATGGGCTGGCATACCGATGGCTTGCGCGATATATTTCATGGGCAGCGTTTAAACCCGATGCTGAATGTAGGTATCCACCTGAGCACATTAAAAGCCGAAAACGGCGGATTACGCATTTTGCCCGGCACCCACAGGCAAAACCTTTACCAGATGCTTTTCCGTAAAAAGTATTTCCTTGATCATGATACTGATGAAAATGAGGTAGCAATTACACCAAATGCCGGCGACCTGACCATACACGATGGCCGCTTATGGCACCGTGTGGCACAATCAACCATAACTGGCGAAGCAAGCAGGCGCAGGGTAATATACATACCCATCATAGCGGGCAAATTCGAACCAAAAAATGCTGATAGCCCTACCGCGTTTTATCAACGTTTTGCAGGAATTGTTAAATAA
- a CDS encoding 3-keto-disaccharide hydrolase, with protein sequence MKNVIILSALLAVSAIAANAQQKGKPEDTEYWTPVPVVVTPGQKMGEAPSDAIVLFDGKNLDEWVDLNDSTSTHKWTVADNIITVDKSVGDIRTKRKFMDFQLHIEYRIPSNITGTSQARGNSGIFLAALPWGAGGYELQVLDNYKNPTYVNGQAGSMYKQSPPLVNACRKPGEWQYYDVIWTAPRFNEDGTLKSAAHATVLHNGVLVQNNTILKGDTPYIGQPEYRKHGAEPIKLQAHGDKSEPISYRNIWVREL encoded by the coding sequence ATGAAAAACGTTATCATATTATCAGCTTTATTAGCTGTTTCGGCAATAGCTGCAAACGCGCAGCAAAAAGGAAAACCAGAAGATACAGAATACTGGACACCGGTACCAGTTGTAGTAACACCCGGCCAAAAAATGGGCGAAGCACCATCTGATGCCATCGTTTTGTTCGACGGCAAAAACCTGGACGAGTGGGTAGATTTAAACGATTCCACATCAACCCACAAATGGACAGTTGCCGACAATATTATAACTGTTGATAAAAGCGTAGGGGATATCCGCACCAAACGCAAATTCATGGATTTTCAATTGCATATTGAGTACCGCATTCCATCCAACATTACCGGCACAAGCCAGGCACGTGGTAACAGCGGTATTTTCCTGGCGGCCTTGCCATGGGGTGCAGGTGGCTACGAGTTACAGGTATTGGACAATTACAAAAACCCAACCTATGTAAACGGCCAGGCCGGCAGTATGTACAAACAATCGCCGCCTTTGGTAAACGCTTGCCGCAAACCCGGTGAATGGCAGTATTATGATGTAATTTGGACAGCCCCCCGGTTTAATGAGGATGGCACCTTAAAATCGGCAGCCCACGCTACGGTTTTGCATAACGGTGTGCTTGTACAAAACAATACTATCCTTAAAGGAGATACCCCTTACATAGGTCAGCCCGAATACCGTAAACATGGCGCCGAGCCCATTAAGTTACAGGCCCATGGCGATAAAAGCGAACCTATCAGCTATCGCAATATCTGGGTAAGGGAGCTTTAA
- a CDS encoding c-type cytochrome, whose product MKYTLKQMINRAGLFTTLIVGALLCNTQYTFAQAESPKEDDFFKIMKVPAPEGTILEVGGLCTLPNGTLAVTTRRGDIFMVENPTGQHPYFRKFASGLHEVLGAAWKDGALYVVQRGELTKLQDTNMDGKADVFETIYAWPLSGNYHEYSFGPKLAPDGSFFVTLNLGFPDDWWHPRSFVPYRGWALNIKEDGTVTPWAAGFRSPCGISMIDGELWYSDNQGDWVGSGSIMKIEKGAFMGHPSSLVWTNLPNSPLKLTPEQFFAKNNPRIEFDKDGQPFKPQDIVNEKFRTEFEVKKEIPELTLPTVWLPHGILGISNSEIVKIPEDAFGPFAGQLLVCDQGQSMVDRIFLEKVNGQYQGAAWAFRSGFQSGIVRLAWLPDGSLAAGETNRGWGSAGEATMGLQRLVWNNKVPFEMRAIRAMPDGFEIEFTKPVDKKVAEDIASYSVESYIYKYQAVYGSPPVNTEKCPIVGVKVSEDGMKARLIVNNLRRYYIHTITLDGMRDKENYFNLVHPTAYYTLNNIPEGQKLSMVGVSTLNSTKTVKTVATAGAKKGALAIGAGAKALAMANAVPTYDEVKPLLLKNTCLSCHNANKRQVGPAYVDVAKKKYSVNELIQLIHNPKPEHWPDYSTPMPPMPQVPKEEARKIALWIKSLAK is encoded by the coding sequence ATGAAATACACATTAAAACAAATGATAAACAGGGCCGGCTTATTTACTACACTGATAGTTGGCGCGCTGTTATGTAATACGCAATACACGTTCGCCCAAGCCGAATCGCCTAAGGAGGATGATTTTTTCAAGATCATGAAAGTACCAGCACCCGAAGGTACTATACTGGAAGTTGGCGGTTTATGCACCCTGCCTAATGGAACTTTGGCGGTAACCACCCGCAGGGGCGATATTTTTATGGTAGAGAACCCCACCGGCCAGCATCCGTATTTCAGGAAATTTGCATCGGGTCTGCACGAGGTTTTGGGAGCGGCCTGGAAAGATGGCGCTTTATACGTAGTACAACGCGGAGAACTGACCAAGCTACAGGATACCAATATGGATGGCAAGGCCGATGTATTTGAAACCATTTACGCCTGGCCATTATCGGGCAATTACCACGAATATAGTTTCGGACCAAAACTGGCGCCCGATGGCTCTTTTTTTGTTACGCTTAACCTGGGTTTTCCGGACGATTGGTGGCATCCGAGGAGCTTTGTGCCATACCGCGGCTGGGCTTTAAATATTAAAGAGGATGGTACGGTTACCCCATGGGCCGCGGGTTTCCGCTCGCCATGTGGCATCAGTATGATTGATGGCGAATTGTGGTACAGCGATAACCAAGGCGACTGGGTAGGGTCGGGCAGTATCATGAAGATAGAAAAAGGCGCATTCATGGGCCACCCCTCAAGCCTGGTGTGGACTAATTTGCCAAATTCGCCATTGAAGTTAACGCCAGAGCAGTTCTTCGCCAAAAACAACCCCAGGATTGAGTTTGATAAAGACGGGCAGCCTTTTAAACCACAGGATATCGTTAACGAAAAATTCAGGACAGAGTTTGAAGTGAAAAAGGAAATTCCGGAACTAACCTTGCCAACCGTTTGGTTACCTCACGGGATATTAGGTATCTCCAATTCCGAAATAGTAAAGATCCCCGAAGATGCTTTTGGCCCCTTTGCCGGTCAGCTATTAGTTTGCGACCAGGGCCAGAGTATGGTCGACAGGATCTTTTTAGAAAAAGTTAACGGCCAATACCAGGGCGCTGCATGGGCATTCCGTAGCGGCTTTCAATCGGGCATCGTGCGGTTGGCCTGGTTACCTGATGGTTCATTAGCCGCCGGCGAAACTAACCGTGGCTGGGGATCAGCAGGTGAGGCCACCATGGGCCTGCAACGTTTGGTGTGGAACAATAAGGTGCCGTTTGAGATGCGCGCCATCCGTGCCATGCCCGATGGTTTCGAGATTGAATTTACCAAACCGGTTGATAAAAAAGTAGCGGAAGATATTGCTTCTTACTCGGTAGAAAGCTACATCTACAAATACCAGGCGGTATATGGCAGTCCGCCGGTGAATACCGAAAAATGCCCTATTGTAGGTGTTAAGGTATCGGAAGATGGCATGAAGGCCAGGTTAATTGTAAACAACCTGCGCCGGTATTACATCCACACCATCACATTGGATGGCATGCGCGATAAGGAGAATTACTTTAATCTTGTTCATCCAACGGCTTATTACACCCTCAACAACATCCCCGAAGGGCAAAAGCTTTCGATGGTGGGGGTGAGTACCCTGAATTCGACCAAAACGGTAAAAACTGTGGCAACTGCAGGTGCTAAAAAGGGAGCTTTAGCTATAGGTGCTGGTGCAAAAGCTTTGGCTATGGCCAACGCCGTACCTACGTATGACGAGGTAAAACCGCTGTTACTAAAAAATACCTGTTTATCATGCCATAACGCCAATAAGCGCCAGGTTGGTCCGGCCTATGTTGACGTGGCCAAGAAGAAGTACAGCGTGAACGAATTAATACAACTGATTCACAACCCCAAACCGGAGCACTGGCCCGATTATTCGACACCGATGCCACCAATGCCGCAGGTGCCTAAAGAAGAGGCCCGGAAAATAGCACTCTGGATTAAATCACTGGCTAAATAA
- a CDS encoding 3-keto-disaccharide hydrolase, translated as MYSIKYHSVKSGGKKLAMLLGCLLGCHQLMAQSTVPLTDLSAFQEPSSNWKLAAGAQSDLDKDEILTTKDGTGILVNLPGKQGAKDLYTRASYGDMDLELDYMMAKGSNSGIYLQGRYEIQLLDSWGKISPQSGDNGGIYERWDDSKPDGQQGYDGHAPRQNASRAPGLWQHMRISFQAPRFDAQGKKIANAKVIYVWLNGVLIQDNAELAGPTRGAMDSKETTAGPLRIQGDHGAVAFRNISITSFDKAPPVLSNLKYAVYKGAATATNDAKVKAVAEGNSTILSSNVGKLTNDFVIHYTGTIKIAKAGQYTFKLSVPGGKGSLKIGGNDAIASANNRGDGKIQLQPGDQAFDLYYSKTADWAKPALGLTVSGPGIREYLLTDANVSNNDPVDPILINATSNTILRSFSDLPGGIRVTHGVNVGSAEQVHYTYDLDKGMIVQIWRGGFLDATPMWHDRGDGSSRVAGSVQYLGKPVPGIEKLTGPQLAWTADTVGTGYRPKGYVLNADDRPTFRYIIYGSMVNDASTVIEGGHGIHREITLQNPVDGLFAHLATGNNIEDAGNGLYIVDDKSYYIKVEDAAGAKPILRDAGGKQELIIPIKGKLTFSIIF; from the coding sequence ATGTATTCTATTAAGTATCATTCTGTAAAATCCGGCGGTAAAAAGCTTGCCATGTTGTTGGGCTGCCTGTTGGGTTGCCATCAGTTGATGGCACAAAGCACAGTGCCCTTAACCGATCTTTCGGCCTTCCAGGAGCCATCCTCCAACTGGAAACTGGCCGCCGGTGCACAATCCGACCTGGATAAAGACGAAATTTTAACCACCAAAGATGGCACCGGCATATTGGTTAACCTGCCCGGCAAACAGGGTGCGAAAGACCTTTATACCAGAGCCTCCTACGGCGATATGGATCTGGAGCTGGATTATATGATGGCCAAAGGCTCAAACTCGGGCATCTATTTACAGGGCCGGTACGAAATTCAGCTGCTGGATAGCTGGGGTAAAATTAGTCCCCAATCGGGCGACAACGGCGGTATTTATGAACGTTGGGACGATAGCAAGCCCGATGGCCAGCAGGGCTATGATGGCCACGCGCCAAGGCAAAATGCCAGCAGGGCGCCCGGCTTATGGCAGCACATGCGTATCTCGTTCCAGGCACCACGTTTTGATGCACAGGGTAAAAAAATCGCGAATGCCAAAGTAATTTACGTTTGGTTAAACGGTGTTTTGATACAGGATAATGCAGAATTGGCAGGCCCAACCCGCGGCGCGATGGACAGCAAGGAAACAACTGCTGGTCCGCTGCGCATCCAGGGCGATCATGGCGCGGTAGCCTTCAGGAATATCAGTATTACCAGTTTTGATAAAGCGCCACCTGTTTTATCTAACCTGAAATATGCGGTTTATAAAGGCGCAGCCACCGCAACAAATGATGCTAAGGTTAAGGCGGTTGCCGAAGGAAATTCGACCATATTATCATCAAACGTAGGTAAACTAACTAACGATTTTGTGATCCACTACACAGGAACCATAAAGATTGCCAAGGCCGGGCAGTATACTTTTAAGCTAAGTGTGCCGGGGGGTAAAGGTTCCTTAAAGATAGGCGGCAATGATGCCATAGCGTCGGCCAATAACCGCGGCGATGGCAAAATTCAATTGCAGCCCGGCGATCAGGCTTTTGATCTGTATTATTCCAAAACTGCCGATTGGGCCAAGCCTGCTTTAGGCTTAACCGTTTCGGGGCCCGGCATCCGCGAATATCTGCTGACTGATGCCAACGTAAGTAATAACGATCCGGTTGATCCTATTCTTATTAATGCCACATCAAATACGATTTTGCGCAGCTTTTCTGATCTGCCGGGCGGCATCCGCGTTACCCATGGCGTAAATGTGGGGAGTGCCGAACAGGTACATTACACCTACGACCTGGATAAAGGGATGATAGTACAGATCTGGCGCGGCGGCTTTTTAGATGCCACCCCCATGTGGCACGATAGGGGCGATGGCTCATCGCGTGTAGCTGGTTCGGTACAATACCTGGGCAAACCGGTACCGGGAATCGAAAAATTGACTGGTCCGCAGTTAGCCTGGACGGCAGATACCGTCGGCACAGGTTACCGGCCTAAAGGATATGTTTTAAATGCGGATGACAGGCCAACGTTCAGATACATCATTTACGGATCAATGGTAAATGATGCCAGTACCGTGATAGAAGGTGGTCACGGTATTCACCGCGAAATTACTTTGCAAAACCCGGTTGATGGCTTGTTTGCGCACCTGGCAACCGGCAACAATATTGAGGATGCAGGTAACGGATTATATATCGTTGACGATAAATCTTACTATATTAAAGTAGAAGATGCAGCTGGGGCCAAACCTATTCTTAGGGATGCAGGCGGTAAACAAGAGCTCATTATTCCCATCAAAGGAAAATTAACCTTTTCAATTATCTTTTAA